The Toxorhynchites rutilus septentrionalis strain SRP chromosome 3, ASM2978413v1, whole genome shotgun sequence genome includes a region encoding these proteins:
- the LOC129774493 gene encoding uncharacterized protein LOC129774493 translates to MGALNPLDTVVPFEVSCRRSHSGPVVDDRIGFSHPPAQGKYRNVNSFDSADGPSLSSTHQSVHTQIRQYTELHAYYQNVGGINSRLNEYQHACSDGCYDIIALTETWVDDRTLSNQVCGQNYEVFRTDRNHLNSTKSSGGGVLIAVHRRLKAHLIRETSWSCIEQVWVSIKLEGRKLYLCVVYIPPDRTRDVALIDAQVQSVSVIVSRALPADEIVVLDDFNLPNLKWQIGSGRFLYADATQSTFHAGTNALLDGHTYNLLQQINSITNENVRMLDLCFVSKPDEAPILSVAPVPMVKSVPHHPPLYLTMKTSTNSFSIVPTAVHYDFKSADFNSMVDVLLDIDWSEVLDKDDVDAAVLSYTNIMSYLIDSIQRKFKSNPKLFWKYVDEQRKESGLPSSMFHDGHEASDTQGICNLFSAKFSGTFSNENLSQDQLSRATKSVPILNSSLFRITVNNEMLKSGFSKLKFSNSVGPDGVPASVVKKCAVGLLFPLCQLFNLSLTKGIFPLLWKKAYIFPVHKKGDRRNIDNYRGISALNAVSRLFEPVVIESIFAHCKQYISIDQHGFMPKRSTSTNLLSFTTYIADGMFNGVTQTDAIYTDLSAAFDKINHDITVRKLDKLGFSGNVLHWLTSYLIGRSLTVKIGECFSAEFSATSGIPQGSHLGPLIFLIYFNDVNLVLECPHLSFVDDMELFLHVKSEADALFLQRQLETFQKWCGDNRMTLNPSKCSTITFTRRKDPFRYNYSLDDAPLTKFDCVKDLGVYLDCKLNFKIHVNYVVGKASRSLGFIMRTARDFTDVYCLRSMFSALVRSSLEYCSVIWNPHYLNGVNRIEAVQKRFVRFALRRLPWSNPHQLPSYESRCQLMGLDTLHVRRDVNRALFMYDVLLARTECPVILENINLSIQPRALRDHAFLRVPFRRTNHGYNSALLGLQRLFNRVLLDAGRLGDGDKMNPTSDSFQLADETPAWDKRLIESYRGKIGPIS, encoded by the exons ATGGGAGCCCTGAATCCGCTCGACACAGTCGTGCCCTTTGAAGTATCCTGTCGTCGGAGTCATTCCGGTCCTGTTGTCGATGATCGGATAGGGTTCTCCCATCCGCCTGCTCAAGGCAAGTACCGCAATGTTAACTCTTTCGATTCTGCTGATGGACCTTCGCTTTCTAGCACACACCAGTCAGTACATACACAAATACGTCAATATACTGAACTACACGCTTACTACCAGAACGTTGGTGGTATAAACAGCCGTCTCAACGAGTATCAACACGCGTGTTCGGATGGCTGCTACGACATCATCGCTTTGACGGAGACCTGGGTCGACGACCGCACtctctccaaccaagtttgcggGCAGAACTATGAAGTATTCCGCACGGACCGAAATCATCTCAATAGTACAAAATCATCAGGGGGTGGTGTTCTCATAGCTGTCCACCGACGCCTAAAAGCTCACCTGATTAGAGAAACCTCATGGTCCTGTATCGAACAAGTGTGGGTTTCGATAAAACTGGAAGGTAGAAAGCTGTATCTCTGCGTAGTTTATATTCCTCCTGATCGTACTCGAGACGTTGCATTGATCGATGCCCAAGTACAATCGGTGTCGGTAATAGTTTCACGTGCGCTTCCAGCTGACGAAATTGTTGTACTTGATGATTTCAATCTCCCAAATTTAAAGTGGCAAATTGGATCTGGAAGATTTTTGTACGCTGATGCGACCCAGTCAACCTTCCATGCTGGGACGAACGCCTTACTAGACGGGCACACCTATAATCTGCTTCAACAAATCAATTCTATTACGAATGAAAATGTCCGCATGCTTGATCTTTGCTTCGTGAGCAAACCAGACGAAGCTCCGATATTATCGGTAGCACCTGTGCCTATGGTGAAATCAGTACCTCATCATCCTCCACTTTACCTTACTATGAAAACCAGTACGAACAGTTTCAGCATCGTTCCTACCGCCGTCCACTATGATTTTAAAAGTGCTGACTTTAATAGTATGGTTGATGTGCTTTTAGACATTGATTGGAGTGAAGTTTTGGACAAGGACGACGTCGATGCTGCTGTCTTATCCTACACGAACATTATGAGCTATCTAATCGACAG TATTCAGCGGAAATTCAAGAGCAATCCTAAACTATTCTGGAAATACGTCGATGAACAACGCAAGGAGTCTGGATTACCATCATCTATGTTTCACGATGGACATGAAGCGTCTGACACACAGGGAATTTGCAATCTCTTTTCAGCGAAGTTTTCTGGTACTTTCTCGAACGAGAATCTGTCTCAAGACCAGCTCTCGAGAGCCACGAAAAGTGTCCCAATACTGAACAGTTCGCTGTTCCGAATCACCGTGAATAACGAAATGCTGAAATCTGGTTTCAGCAAATTGAAATTCTCTAATTCTGTCGGACCAGATGGAGTCCCAGCATCGGTCGTGAAAAAATGCGCAGTAGGATTATTGTTTCCACTATGCCAGTTGTTCAATCTTTCTTTGACTAAGGGCATCTTCCCATTGCTTTGGAAGAAGGCTTACATTTTTCCGGTTCATAAGAAAGGCGATAGAAGAAACATCGACAACTACCGAGGAATCTCTGCTCTGAACGCGGTTTCCAGACTATTTGAACCTGTGgtcatcgaatcgattttcgCTCACTGTAAGCAGTATATATCTATCGATCAGCATGGATTCATGCCGAAGCGATCCACCTCAACGAATCTGCTATCGTTCACGACATATATTGCTGACGGAATGTTTAATGGTGTGACCCAAACGGACGCTATTTACACCGACCTTTCCGCCGCCTTCGACAAAATAAACCACGATATTACAGTGCGCAAATTGGACAAGCTAGGCTTCAGCGGCAATGTTTTACATTGGCTCACATCATACTTGATCGGTCGCTCCCTCACGGTCAAAATTGGCGAGTGCTTCTCCGCAGAATTCTCTGCTACATCAGGAATACCTCAGGGGAGTCATCTCGGCCCTCTGATATTTCTTATTTACTTCAATGACGTAAATTTAGTGCTGGAGTGCCCTCATCTTTCATTCGTTGACGATATGGAGCTATTTCTCCACGTTAAGTCGGAAGCTGACGCTTTATTTCTCCAGCGACAATTAGAAACTTTCCAAAAATGGTGCGGGGATAATCGTATGACGCTGAATCCAAGCAAATGTTCCACgattacttttacaagaagaaaagATCCTTTTCGTTACAATTATTCTCTTGACGATGCTCCGCTAACTAAATTCGACTGCGTGAAGGATCTAGGAGTGTATTTAGACTGCAAACTCAACTTCAAAATACATGTGAACTACGTAGTTGGGAAAGCTTCGCGTAGTCTTGGATTCATCATGCGCACCGCGAGGGATTTCACCGATGTATACTGCCTTAGATCTATGTTTAGTGCTTTAGTTCGCTCAAGCCTGGAATACTGTTCAGTAATTTGGAATCCGCACTATCTCAACGGAGTCAACAGGATTGAAGCCGTACAAAAACGATTCGTTCGATTCGCCCTAAGACGATTGCCCTGGAGTAATCCACATCAGTTACCTAGCTATGAAAGTCGGTGCCAACTAATGGGTCTTGATACGCTACACGTGCGAAGGGATGTGAATCGCGCACTATTTATGTATGACGTTTTATTAGCTAGGACAGAATGCCCAGTGATATTGGAGAACATCAACCTTTCGATTCAACCTCGAGCTCTACGGGACCACGCATTCCTCCGAGTGCCCTTCCGTCGTACCAACCATGGATACAATTCAGCACTGTTAGGCCTTCAACGTCTGTTCAACAGA